From the genome of Chanos chanos chromosome 5, fChaCha1.1, whole genome shotgun sequence, one region includes:
- the b3gnt5b gene encoding lactosylceramide 1,3-N-acetyl-beta-D-glucosaminyltransferase B, with translation MMFVNFRLIRKWQLVQLITTCLVLSVVMLWWERLDGTVVSHMKSYSYRYLLNNVNFNNSFTISREEARKFSDHQYLINHRHKCADRDVLLLLFVKSSPENIERRQAIRSTWGNETYIERTLGVTVKVLFALGLDPQPQQRKKLQQNLLRENQSHQDLIQQDFIDTFHNLTIKLLLQIGWTHTYCSHARFFMSADDDIFVHMPNLVRYLQKADRKGVQDFWIGRVHRGAPPIRRKDSKYYVSQEMYPWSLYPDYTPGAGYVVSRDVASKVYQASRTLNASLYIDDVFMGICASAMGISPKEHVFFSGEGKAPYHHCIYNQMMTSHGHVKDIYELWRNATDPEVRKVSSGFLGMLYCTLVKVKLLCKPYFFNTYPCKAAFL, from the coding sequence ATGATGTTTGTGAATTTCCGCCTTATCAGAAAATGGCAACTTGTCCAGCTGATAACGACTTGCCTTGTGTTGTCAGTGGTCATGCTGTGGTGGGAAAGGCTCGATGGTACTGTCGTGAGTCACATGAAATCCTACTCCTACCGTTACCTGCTGAACAACGTTAACTTCAACAACAGTTTCACTATTAGCCGGGAAGAGGCTCGCAAATTCAGCGATCATCAGTACCTGATAAACCACAGGCATAAGTGTGCTGACAGAGATGTTCTGCTCCTGTTGTTTGTGAAAAGCTCCCCGGAAAACATTGAAAGGAGACAGGCCATTCGCTCTACATGGGGAAATGAGACATATATTGAGAGGACACTGGGTGTGACTGTGAAAGTCTTGTTTGCCTTGGGTCTTGACCCTCAGCCTCAACAAAGGAAGAAGCTTCAGCAGAACCTGCTTCGTGAGAACCAGAGCCACCAGGACCTGATCCAGCAGGATTTCATTGACACCTTCCACAACCTCACCATTAAGCTTCTCCTGCAGATTGGCTGGACGCACACTTACTGCAGCCATGCTCGGTTCTTCATGTCTGCCGATGACGACATCTTCGTTCACATGCCCAACTTGGTCCGCTACCTGCAGAAAGCAGATCGCAAAGGAGTGCAAGACTTCTGGATTGGCCGAGTGCACCGAGGAGCCCCTCCTATTAGACGCAAAGACAGCAAATATTATGTTTCCCAAGAGATGTACCCTTGGTCCTTGTATCCAGACTATACCCCTGGAGCTGGATATGTGGTCTCCAGAGATGTTGCCTCAAAGGTATACCAGGCGTCTCGCACTCTGAATGCTTCATTATACATAGATGACGTCTTTATGGGCATTTGTGCCAGTGCTATGGGTATCTCTCCCAAAGAGCATGTTTTCTTCTCAGGTGAGGGTAAGGCTCCCTATCACCATTGCATCTACAATCAGATGATGACGTCACATGGGCATGTAAAGGACATCTATGAACTCTGGAGGAATGCCACGGACCCTGAGGTCAGAAAGGTGTCCTCTGGATTTCTGGGAATGTTGTATTGCACGCTGGTTAAAGTGAAGCTCCTTTGTAAACCGTATTTCTTTAATACGTACCCATGCAAGGCAGCTTTTCTGTGA